The Rhodopseudomonas palustris genome window below encodes:
- the gap gene encoding type I glyceraldehyde-3-phosphate dehydrogenase, with translation MAVRVAINGFGRIGRNVMRAIYESGRKDIEVVAINDLGPVETNAHLLRFDSVHGRFPHEVKVDGDTIDAGRGKIKVTAIKDPSALPYKEVGVDIALECTGIFTARDKAAALLTAGAKRVLVSAPSDGADATIVYGVNHATLSKDHMVVSNGSCTTNCLAPVAKVLNDTVGIETGFMTTIHAYTGDQPTLDTMHKDLYRGRAAAMSMIPTSTGAAKAIGLVLPELKGKLDGVAIRVPTPNVSVVDLKIIAKKATTKEEINEAIKRAAEQELKGILGYTNAPNVSIDFNHDPHSSTFHMDQTKVQNGTLVRVMSWYDNEWGFSNRMADTAVAMGKLI, from the coding sequence ATGGCAGTTCGGGTCGCGATCAATGGGTTTGGCCGCATCGGCCGCAACGTTATGCGGGCGATCTACGAGTCCGGTCGTAAGGATATCGAAGTCGTTGCGATCAACGATCTCGGCCCGGTCGAGACCAATGCCCATCTGCTGCGCTTCGACTCCGTCCACGGCCGCTTCCCGCACGAGGTCAAGGTCGACGGCGACACCATCGATGCCGGCCGCGGCAAGATCAAGGTGACGGCGATCAAGGATCCGTCGGCGCTGCCGTACAAGGAAGTCGGCGTCGATATCGCGCTGGAATGCACCGGCATCTTCACCGCGCGCGATAAGGCCGCGGCGCTGCTGACCGCCGGCGCCAAGCGCGTTCTGGTTTCGGCTCCGTCGGACGGCGCTGACGCGACCATCGTGTATGGCGTCAACCACGCCACCCTGTCGAAGGACCACATGGTGGTTTCGAACGGCTCGTGCACCACGAACTGCCTGGCTCCGGTCGCCAAGGTGCTCAACGACACCGTCGGCATCGAAACCGGCTTCATGACCACGATCCATGCCTACACCGGCGACCAGCCGACGCTGGACACCATGCACAAGGATCTCTACCGCGGCCGCGCTGCGGCGATGTCGATGATCCCGACCTCGACCGGCGCCGCCAAGGCGATCGGCCTGGTGCTGCCCGAGCTGAAGGGCAAGCTGGACGGCGTCGCGATCCGCGTGCCGACCCCGAACGTCTCGGTGGTCGACCTCAAGATCATCGCCAAGAAGGCCACCACCAAGGAAGAGATCAACGAAGCGATCAAGCGCGCCGCCGAGCAGGAGCTGAAGGGCATCCTCGGCTACACTAACGCGCCGAACGTCTCGATCGACTTCAACCACGATCCGCACTCGTCCACCTTCCACATGGACCAGACCAAGGTGCAGAACGGCACGCTGGTGCGCGTGATGTCGTGGTACGACAACGAGTGGGGCTTCTCCAACCGCATGGCCGACACCGCCGTCGCGATGGGCAAGCTGATCTAA